The following coding sequences are from one Pseudonocardia sp. HH130630-07 window:
- a CDS encoding DJ-1/PfpI family protein, whose product MTDPLRVTVLLFDGAEELDAFGPWEALKFWATLGTRPVEVRSAGIAAGPLRCSLGLTVTPDGTIDDDPPPDILIHPGGGGVTPLMTDEAHHARLRALSEQGAVLASVCNGALVLAAAGLLDGRQATTHWVAADELRAQFPTVDVQEGRRWIDAGPVVTAAGVTSGIDLALHLVHRFDSVETARAISGMLDHPWSPDADARATPAENLEHARTAVAPLLGES is encoded by the coding sequence ATGACCGACCCCCTACGGGTGACCGTGCTCCTATTCGACGGCGCCGAGGAGCTCGACGCGTTCGGCCCCTGGGAAGCGCTGAAGTTCTGGGCGACGCTGGGCACACGTCCGGTCGAGGTCCGCTCCGCCGGCATCGCGGCGGGACCGCTGCGATGCAGTCTCGGGCTGACCGTGACCCCCGACGGCACGATCGACGACGACCCGCCGCCGGACATCCTGATTCACCCCGGCGGCGGGGGCGTGACCCCCCTCATGACCGACGAGGCCCACCACGCGCGGCTGCGCGCGCTGTCCGAGCAGGGGGCCGTGCTGGCGTCCGTCTGCAACGGAGCCCTCGTCTTGGCCGCCGCGGGGCTGCTGGACGGGCGGCAGGCAACCACCCACTGGGTCGCCGCCGACGAGCTCCGCGCGCAGTTCCCGACCGTCGACGTCCAGGAGGGCCGCCGGTGGATCGACGCAGGCCCGGTCGTGACCGCGGCCGGTGTCACCTCGGGCATCGACCTCGCGCTGCACCTTGTCCACCGCTTCGACAGTGTCGAGACCGCTCGCGCCATCAGCGGGATGCTCGACCACCCCTGGAGCCCGGACGCCGACGCCCGCGCGACCCCGGCCGAGAACTTGGAGCATGCCCGCACGGCGGTGGCCCCGCTGCTGGGCGAGTCGTAG
- a CDS encoding HARBI1 family protein, with translation MSDPVTYTAVLPIGEHTVAYLARLLAAQRCRRGTRPRRRALTPFAQAVLVIRWFCDATRVRHLARDNAISTATTYRYLHEGIDVLASAAPGLHGALLAARLAGHTHVHLDGTLIATDRCRALGPTAGVDLWWSGKHHRHGGNVQVVSAPDGWPLWTSPGRPGREHDVTCARAHPGLLEDLDHWIDDDHAALGDLGYEGEAHRLTVPIKPIPAGGRTVDQRTVNSLHSATRALAERANALLKTTFATLQRVTLCPWRTGAITAAALVLLHTEYDRTT, from the coding sequence ATGTCCGATCCTGTCACCTACACCGCTGTCCTCCCGATCGGGGAGCACACCGTGGCCTACCTGGCTCGGCTTCTGGCCGCTCAACGCTGTCGCCGCGGTACCCGCCCCCGGCGGCGGGCGTTGACCCCGTTCGCCCAGGCAGTGCTGGTGATCCGCTGGTTCTGCGACGCCACCCGGGTCCGGCACCTGGCCCGCGACAACGCGATCAGTACCGCGACCACCTATCGCTACCTGCACGAAGGCATCGACGTCCTCGCCAGCGCCGCACCCGGGCTGCACGGTGCCCTGCTCGCCGCCCGCCTCGCCGGACACACCCACGTTCACCTGGACGGCACCCTGATCGCCACCGACCGCTGCCGCGCGCTCGGCCCCACCGCGGGGGTCGACCTGTGGTGGTCGGGTAAACACCACCGCCACGGCGGGAACGTCCAGGTCGTGTCCGCCCCGGATGGATGGCCGCTATGGACATCCCCGGGAAGACCCGGGCGCGAACACGACGTGACCTGTGCCCGAGCCCACCCCGGTCTGCTCGAAGACCTCGATCACTGGATCGATGATGACCACGCCGCGCTGGGCGATCTCGGCTACGAAGGTGAGGCCCACCGACTCACCGTGCCGATCAAACCCATCCCCGCCGGCGGCCGAACAGTCGATCAGCGCACCGTCAACAGCCTGCACTCAGCCACCCGAGCACTCGCCGAACGAGCAAACGCCCTGCTCAAGACCACCTTCGCAACGCTACAGCGAGTCACCCTCTGTCCCTGGCGCACCGGCGCGATCACCGCAGCCGCGCTCGTGTTACTCCACACCGAATACGACCGCACAACATGA
- a CDS encoding IS3 family transposase: MSVARFIADQRTFHRVPHTLACALLGVSISWLYKWLDRAARSDGGATATEKRRCALDAAVAVAFDDAQRLHGSPRLHADLCEAGWRVSEKTVADSMRRQGLVARRIKRHNGLTRQDRTAPKFPDLLRRGFTAAEPNRRWVGDMTEIPTAAGKLYLATVIDLYSRRLLGAATGLHPNAELACAAIRMAVAARGGADRIAGVIFHTDRGSTYTAGAFTALCRRLDIRQSMGRVGSCFDNAAAEAFFSSLEWEVLSRNDFDTISRARAAVIDWCYGFYNHRRRHSEVFSVAW; this comes from the coding sequence GTGAGCGTGGCCCGTTTCATCGCCGACCAGAGGACCTTCCACCGGGTGCCGCACACGCTGGCCTGCGCCCTGTTGGGGGTGTCGATCTCCTGGTTGTACAAGTGGCTCGACCGCGCCGCGCGTTCCGACGGTGGTGCCACCGCGACCGAGAAGCGCCGCTGCGCGTTGGACGCCGCCGTGGCCGTGGCGTTCGACGACGCCCAGCGGCTACACGGCTCACCCCGTCTGCACGCCGACCTGTGTGAGGCCGGATGGCGGGTGTCGGAGAAGACCGTGGCGGACTCGATGCGCCGCCAGGGCCTGGTCGCCCGCCGGATCAAGCGGCACAACGGGCTGACCCGCCAGGACCGCACGGCGCCGAAGTTCCCGGACCTGCTTCGTCGGGGTTTCACTGCGGCCGAGCCGAACCGCAGATGGGTCGGGGACATGACCGAGATCCCCACCGCGGCCGGGAAGTTGTATCTGGCCACGGTGATCGACCTGTACTCGCGGCGGCTGCTCGGCGCGGCCACGGGGCTGCACCCGAACGCCGAGCTGGCGTGTGCGGCGATCCGGATGGCGGTGGCGGCCCGCGGCGGGGCGGACCGAATCGCCGGGGTGATCTTCCACACCGACCGCGGGTCGACCTACACCGCGGGCGCGTTCACCGCTCTGTGTCGGCGGCTCGACATCCGTCAGTCGATGGGCCGGGTCGGGTCGTGTTTCGACAATGCCGCGGCGGAGGCGTTCTTCTCCAGCCTGGAGTGGGAAGTGCTGTCCCGCAACGACTTCGACACCATCAGTAGGGCGCGGGCGGCGGTCATCGACTGGTGTTACGGCTTCTACAACCACCGGCGGCGACACAGTGAGGTGTTCTCAGTAGCGTGGTGA
- a CDS encoding transposase produces MPEVRKRYDREFRDGAVRVVEETGKPIAQVARDLGVNEGTLGNWVARAREAREDTEGLSRGGVEELKRLRAENAELRMERDVLKRSVVLWVKEATK; encoded by the coding sequence ATGCCAGAGGTACGGAAGCGCTACGACCGGGAGTTCCGTGACGGAGCGGTCCGGGTCGTGGAGGAGACGGGCAAGCCGATCGCCCAGGTCGCCCGTGACCTGGGGGTCAACGAGGGCACGCTGGGCAACTGGGTGGCCCGTGCACGAGAGGCCCGCGAGGACACCGAGGGCCTGTCTCGCGGCGGCGTCGAGGAGCTCAAGCGGCTGCGCGCGGAGAACGCCGAGCTGCGGATGGAGCGTGATGTCCTCAAGCGATCCGTGGTCCTGTGGGTCAAGGAGGCGACGAAGTGA
- a CDS encoding CocE/NonD family hydrolase, which translates to MSIPEPNVITVRTAMRDGAVLVSDVLLPEGHGPHPLLLTRTPYGRNHAGVLAHTRHFVAHGYAVAIQDARGRGASEGIYTFFTDEGQDGYDTVEALAVEPWCDGRVGMFGGSYMATSAWLTARERPPHLVCLACASAAGRIPDELPAQGGALLLEWSVMWERVMSGRLATDPPEVERRRLLDLRPLSSLAAHLGGPTPAFDAFVAHPTLDDHWRHIRFTDEDFARIDLPALHILGSFDEDQPGAMVYWRGMRRHSPARDRQSLLWGPWTHAAYAFGSVMSLGEFTFTDDVLIDFADAQLWFFERHLARTLPNEPTARVYYTGCNIWRDEPDFPRPDTDERLLYLHSGGLLDERPPTDEPDDIYHYDPDDPVVPQGLEGQLSEQRGTDQRYLEERPDVLVYTSAVLHAPVTVLGNALVELYAATDGRDTDFTARLLDVHPDGRALQFGPWSLGGVVRARYRNGFEHEELLEPGAVQRYRIDLRDLAHTFLPGHRIRLHVSSSYAPVIHPNPNTGGPIADETDHRVARQHVIHRTGAASHLVLPVVPTLCGSPMIGEASAIRGSDARGTEALRPGVP; encoded by the coding sequence GTGAGTATCCCGGAGCCGAACGTGATCACCGTCCGGACCGCGATGCGTGACGGTGCGGTCCTGGTCAGCGACGTCCTGCTGCCCGAGGGCCACGGACCGCACCCGTTGTTGCTGACCCGCACCCCCTACGGCCGGAACCACGCCGGTGTGCTCGCCCACACCCGGCACTTCGTCGCCCACGGCTACGCCGTCGCGATCCAGGACGCGCGGGGACGGGGTGCCTCCGAGGGCATCTACACGTTCTTCACCGACGAAGGTCAGGACGGATACGACACGGTTGAGGCGCTGGCGGTCGAGCCCTGGTGCGACGGTCGGGTCGGCATGTTCGGCGGGTCCTACATGGCGACGTCGGCCTGGCTGACCGCGCGTGAACGGCCGCCACACCTCGTCTGCCTCGCGTGCGCGTCGGCCGCGGGACGTATCCCGGACGAGCTGCCCGCACAAGGCGGCGCTCTGCTGCTGGAGTGGTCCGTCATGTGGGAACGCGTGATGTCCGGGCGGCTTGCGACCGACCCTCCGGAGGTCGAACGCCGCCGTCTGCTGGACCTGCGGCCGTTGTCGTCGTTGGCCGCGCACCTTGGTGGCCCGACTCCGGCGTTCGACGCGTTCGTGGCCCACCCGACTCTCGACGACCACTGGCGCCACATCCGGTTCACCGACGAAGACTTCGCCCGGATCGACCTTCCGGCGTTGCACATCCTCGGGTCCTTCGACGAGGACCAGCCCGGTGCGATGGTCTACTGGCGCGGCATGCGCCGGCACTCGCCCGCCCGCGACCGGCAGTCTCTGCTGTGGGGGCCCTGGACTCACGCCGCGTACGCGTTCGGCTCGGTGATGTCGTTGGGCGAGTTCACGTTCACCGACGACGTCCTGATCGACTTCGCCGACGCGCAGCTGTGGTTCTTCGAGCGACACCTCGCCCGGACGCTCCCGAATGAGCCGACTGCCCGCGTCTACTACACGGGCTGCAACATCTGGCGGGACGAGCCGGACTTCCCCCGCCCCGACACCGACGAGCGCCTGCTCTACTTGCACAGCGGGGGACTGCTGGACGAACGGCCGCCGACGGACGAGCCCGACGACATCTACCACTACGACCCCGACGATCCCGTGGTGCCGCAGGGACTCGAAGGGCAGCTCTCCGAGCAGCGCGGGACCGACCAGCGGTACCTGGAGGAACGCCCGGACGTCCTCGTCTACACCTCCGCTGTGCTGCACGCGCCGGTGACCGTACTGGGGAACGCGCTGGTCGAGCTGTACGCCGCCACCGACGGCCGTGACACCGACTTCACCGCCCGCCTGCTCGACGTGCACCCGGACGGCCGGGCACTGCAGTTCGGCCCCTGGTCACTCGGCGGCGTCGTCCGGGCGCGCTACCGCAACGGCTTCGAGCACGAGGAGCTGCTGGAGCCCGGGGCGGTGCAGCGCTACCGCATCGACCTGCGCGACCTCGCCCACACATTCCTGCCCGGACACCGCATCCGCCTCCACGTCTCCAGCAGCTACGCCCCCGTCATCCACCCCAACCCCAACACCGGCGGCCCGATCGCGGACGAGACCGACCACCGCGTAGCCCGCCAGCACGTGATCCACCGGACGGGGGCGGCCTCCCACCTCGTGCTGCCCGTCGTGCCGACACTTTGCGGTTCCCCCATGATCGGGGAGGCATCAGCTATAAGGGGTAGCGATGCCAGAGGTACGGAAGCGCTACGACCGGGAGTTCCGTGA
- a CDS encoding IS1380 family transposase, whose translation MKKAIGFYSCPDIDTAATAVVSHAGTRLLTETIGKVGLDHALSQALEPWRPRLAVHDPAKVLLDLALTLAAGGDCLSDIALLRAEPALFGPVASDPTVSRTVDRLAADSTAVLAAIDAARATARAKVWALAGSAAPDHQTDAANPLVIDVDATLITAHSDKQGAAPTFKKGFGHHPLWAFCDHGAAGTGEPLAALLRPGNAGSNTATDHVTVIRAALRQLPDHRPGNRPGRKVLIRVDGAGASHELLDWLAGQRLSYSVGFGLSQALVDQLAALPATDWQTALDADREPRPGAWVIEATGLMNLTSWPKGMRVIVRRERPHPGAQLRITDPDGLRYTAFATNTHPGGAGRQLADLELRHRRRARAEDRIRAAKDTGLTNLPLHELDQNRIWQAVVALACEVTAWAQMLAYTDHPARRWEPKRLRLRLFSQPAQRARHARRTVLHLPAHAPWARLLCEGLARLRALAVPG comes from the coding sequence GTGAAGAAGGCTATCGGGTTCTACTCGTGCCCGGACATCGACACGGCCGCGACAGCGGTGGTGTCGCATGCCGGGACGAGGCTGCTGACCGAGACCATCGGCAAGGTCGGGCTCGACCACGCTCTGTCGCAGGCGTTGGAACCGTGGCGGCCGCGGTTGGCGGTGCACGACCCGGCGAAGGTCCTGCTCGATCTCGCGTTGACGCTGGCCGCCGGCGGGGACTGCCTGTCCGACATCGCGCTGTTGCGTGCGGAGCCCGCTCTGTTCGGTCCGGTGGCCTCAGACCCGACGGTCTCCCGCACGGTAGATCGCCTCGCCGCCGACTCGACCGCGGTGTTGGCGGCGATCGATGCCGCCCGCGCCACGGCTCGGGCGAAGGTGTGGGCGCTGGCCGGTTCCGCCGCTCCCGACCACCAGACGGACGCGGCGAACCCGCTGGTCATCGACGTGGATGCCACCCTGATCACCGCCCACTCGGACAAGCAGGGCGCCGCACCGACGTTCAAGAAGGGCTTCGGGCACCATCCGTTGTGGGCGTTCTGCGACCACGGCGCGGCCGGGACCGGTGAGCCTCTCGCGGCGCTGCTACGCCCCGGGAACGCCGGGTCGAACACCGCCACCGACCACGTCACCGTCATCCGGGCGGCGCTGCGCCAGCTCCCCGACCACCGCCCGGGCAACCGTCCCGGCCGCAAAGTTCTGATCCGGGTCGACGGCGCAGGTGCCTCGCATGAGCTCCTCGACTGGCTGGCCGGGCAGCGTCTGTCCTATTCAGTCGGCTTCGGGCTGTCCCAGGCTCTGGTCGACCAGCTCGCCGCGCTCCCGGCCACGGACTGGCAGACCGCGCTCGATGCCGACCGCGAGCCCCGTCCCGGAGCCTGGGTCATCGAGGCGACCGGCCTGATGAACTTGACCTCCTGGCCGAAAGGGATGCGGGTGATCGTCCGCCGCGAGCGCCCGCACCCCGGCGCGCAGCTACGGATCACCGACCCGGACGGGTTGCGCTACACCGCATTCGCCACCAACACACACCCCGGTGGAGCGGGCCGCCAACTCGCCGACCTCGAGCTACGACACCGCCGCCGGGCCCGCGCCGAGGACCGCATCCGGGCGGCGAAGGACACCGGGCTGACCAACCTGCCCTTGCACGAGCTCGACCAGAACCGGATCTGGCAGGCCGTTGTCGCGCTCGCCTGCGAGGTCACCGCCTGGGCGCAGATGCTCGCCTACACCGACCACCCGGCGCGGCGCTGGGAACCGAAACGACTCCGGCTGCGGCTGTTCTCCCAGCCCGCACAGCGAGCCCGGCACGCCCGCCGAACCGTCCTGCACCTGCCCGCCCACGCACCCTGGGCCAGGCTGCTCTGCGAAGGCCTCGCCCGGCTGCGCGCACTCGCCGTCCCCGGCTGA
- a CDS encoding rhodanese-like domain-containing protein: protein MRPPQEYAAGHIPGAVSIPADELERRLAEATTVVVAYCRRPH from the coding sequence GTGCGGCCGCCACAGGAGTACGCCGCGGGACACATCCCCGGCGCGGTGTCCATCCCGGCCGACGAGCTGGAACGTCGCCTTGCCGAGGCGACCACGGTCGTCGTGGCCTACTGCCGTAGGCCACACTGA
- a CDS encoding PP2C family protein-serine/threonine phosphatase produces MTRLRGILHYPDQAAFDRSHPGPGGDDVRARELGSVVVAALPAPGRIIGAILLGWSRPHAVEPTDLLYIATIAGYAGQAMGRARRLTHRTTVAHEMQNAMLTELPRTGELAMAARYLPADSRENVGGDWYDAAALTDPDRPHDHTMMLSIGDIIGHSLTAVTLMGQVRSMLRQAAVDHPGGPPSRIVEAFETANEQFDLGAAGTAVVAHLRRSPSSDWSMTWTNAGHPPPILLHPGRSPRLLDAHDLLFGFKLSRRGQRTDHHLTLQGGSTVFFYTDGLVERRDSDLDAGTQRLIDTLAPLSDQTPQQIVDTVIAQLVTTAPDDDVVAFAVRIPD; encoded by the coding sequence GTGACACGCCTCCGCGGGATCCTGCACTACCCGGACCAGGCCGCGTTCGACCGATCCCACCCGGGGCCAGGCGGGGACGACGTGCGCGCACGAGAGCTGGGCAGCGTCGTCGTCGCTGCGTTGCCGGCACCCGGGCGGATCATCGGCGCGATCCTGCTGGGCTGGTCACGTCCCCACGCGGTGGAACCGACCGATCTGCTGTACATCGCCACGATCGCCGGGTACGCCGGGCAGGCGATGGGGCGGGCCCGGCGGTTGACCCACCGCACCACCGTGGCGCACGAGATGCAGAACGCCATGCTCACCGAGCTACCCCGCACCGGTGAGCTGGCCATGGCCGCCCGCTACCTGCCGGCCGACTCCCGGGAGAACGTCGGCGGGGACTGGTACGACGCCGCCGCGCTCACCGACCCCGACCGTCCCCACGACCACACGATGATGCTGTCGATCGGCGACATCATCGGACACTCCCTGACCGCGGTCACCCTCATGGGACAGGTGCGCTCGATGCTGCGCCAAGCAGCAGTCGATCATCCCGGCGGGCCACCCTCGCGGATTGTCGAAGCCTTCGAGACCGCCAACGAACAGTTCGACCTCGGCGCCGCCGGGACCGCCGTCGTCGCCCACCTACGACGCTCGCCATCCTCTGACTGGTCGATGACCTGGACCAACGCCGGGCACCCACCACCGATACTGCTGCACCCCGGCCGGTCCCCTCGGCTGCTCGACGCCCACGACCTCCTGTTCGGGTTCAAACTCAGCAGACGGGGACAGCGCACCGACCACCACCTCACGCTGCAGGGCGGATCGACGGTGTTCTTCTACACCGACGGGCTCGTCGAACGACGCGACAGCGACCTCGACGCCGGCACACAACGACTCATCGACACCCTCGCCCCACTCAGCGACCAAACGCCGCAACAGATCGTCGACACCGTCATCGCCCAGCTCGTCACCACCGCCCCCGACGACGACGTCGTGGCCTTCGCCGTCCGGATCCCGGACTAG
- a CDS encoding IS256 family transposase, with amino-acid sequence MSENQPDPDGETAAARRLAEALDPSAIDALLADAKAAGTPIDGVDGLLNQMTKAVLERSLQTEMTHHLGYDRDDPAGHGTGNSRNGSATKKVSTTNGPVTISVPRDRNGEFEPQIVPKRARRVGQIDELVLSCYARGMSTRDIEAHLLEVYGVEASRELISNITDVVTDEIEIWRNRPVDEVYPIVYIDGIRIKIRDKAAVTIKSAHLVIGVDVEGRKHALGCWIAETEGAKFWHAVLTQLRNRGLRDILIACCDGLSGLPEAITSVFPDAVVQTCVVHVIRNAMRFVSYQDRKKIVKSMKTIYTAPTVEAAELALKDLDTEWGRQYPGVLDVWRRAWNEFIPFLDYPPELRRIVYTTNTIESINFQLRKITKTRGHFPSDEAAMKLLYLGLRNIPSKRGGESGTGTHGWKTALNTLVVLFPGRLPL; translated from the coding sequence GTGAGCGAGAACCAACCCGATCCCGACGGTGAGACCGCGGCTGCCCGCCGGCTTGCCGAGGCGCTCGACCCGTCGGCGATCGACGCGCTGTTGGCCGATGCGAAGGCCGCCGGTACCCCGATCGACGGCGTCGACGGACTGCTCAACCAGATGACCAAGGCCGTGCTCGAACGGTCGCTGCAGACCGAGATGACCCACCACCTCGGCTATGACCGCGACGACCCCGCCGGACACGGTACCGGCAATTCGCGTAATGGCAGCGCTACCAAGAAGGTGTCGACCACGAACGGGCCGGTGACGATCAGCGTGCCGCGGGACCGGAATGGCGAGTTCGAGCCGCAGATCGTGCCGAAACGCGCCCGTCGGGTCGGCCAGATCGACGAGCTGGTGCTCTCCTGTTACGCCCGCGGAATGTCGACCCGCGACATCGAAGCGCACCTGCTCGAAGTGTACGGGGTGGAGGCGTCACGGGAACTGATCTCGAACATCACCGATGTGGTGACCGACGAGATCGAGATCTGGCGGAATCGGCCGGTCGACGAGGTCTACCCGATCGTCTATATCGACGGTATCCGAATCAAGATCCGGGACAAGGCCGCGGTCACGATCAAGAGCGCGCACCTGGTCATCGGCGTGGACGTCGAGGGCCGCAAGCACGCGCTGGGCTGCTGGATCGCCGAGACCGAGGGCGCGAAGTTCTGGCACGCGGTGCTCACCCAGCTGCGCAACCGCGGGCTGCGCGACATCCTGATCGCCTGCTGCGATGGCCTGAGTGGTCTTCCTGAAGCCATCACCAGCGTCTTCCCCGACGCCGTCGTCCAGACATGCGTGGTGCACGTGATCCGCAACGCGATGCGGTTCGTGTCCTACCAGGACCGGAAGAAGATCGTGAAGTCCATGAAGACGATCTACACCGCGCCCACCGTCGAGGCCGCCGAGCTCGCCCTGAAGGATCTTGACACCGAGTGGGGACGACAGTACCCGGGAGTGCTCGACGTCTGGCGTCGTGCGTGGAACGAGTTCATTCCGTTCCTCGACTACCCGCCCGAACTACGGCGGATCGTCTACACCACCAACACCATCGAATCCATCAACTTCCAACTCCGGAAAATCACAAAGACTCGCGGGCACTTCCCGTCGGACGAGGCGGCGATGAAGCTACTCTACCTCGGCCTGCGGAACATTCCGAGCAAGAGAGGAGGTGAGTCCGGAACCGGAACACATGGCTGGAAAACAGCCCTGAACACCCTGGTCGTCCTCTTCCCTGGACGACTTCCTCTGTGA
- a CDS encoding ATP-binding protein, protein MTSATDPEPSLRLDPCGPGELAQVRAWLRRHITDPDRALDAELVATELITNAAEHGGGSAIVRITVTEPDRIRIEVADTNLAAMLTVGRSRLGHPRGNGLAIVDAVSSWGVERTTTGKTIWADLS, encoded by the coding sequence GTGACATCAGCGACCGACCCGGAGCCGTCGCTGCGCCTCGACCCGTGCGGGCCGGGTGAACTCGCCCAGGTACGGGCCTGGCTACGGCGCCACATTACCGATCCCGATCGGGCGCTGGACGCCGAGCTGGTCGCGACCGAACTGATCACCAACGCCGCCGAACACGGCGGCGGCTCGGCCATCGTGCGGATCACCGTCACCGAGCCCGACCGCATCCGTATCGAGGTCGCCGACACCAATCTCGCGGCGATGCTCACCGTCGGACGGTCCCGACTCGGACACCCCCGTGGGAACGGTCTGGCCATCGTCGACGCCGTCAGCTCCTGGGGTGTCGAACGCACCACCACCGGCAAGACCATCTGGGCCGACCTCAGCTGA